The following are encoded in a window of Oncorhynchus keta strain PuntledgeMale-10-30-2019 chromosome 10, Oket_V2, whole genome shotgun sequence genomic DNA:
- the LOC118383888 gene encoding sialoadhesin-like isoform X5 yields the protein MSLRTAGSVLVVFLWSVAVVLGQDGWSVTYTPQSICTLKGSTVEMSCSYTHPSGYIVTSTFWFTRNDAEENPVSLSDEPDYKGRVTYHKDNKNDCTLRITDLRESDSATYKFRFITDQTGGRFTGNPGVTLSVTDLQVKVTPYSVVSAWKTLTCTTCVLTGNPTYTWYKNGQIVTDNTSPYSVYPDAADSYSCAVKSNEDLHTPAVCVQDQSCNRVTYIDKSICALKGSSVDISCTYSSYHAIKTTFWFRSDKSAPEDLTRDPEYAGRALESLPSTLRITDLRESDSAEYKFRFNTQISGWGYSFPGTTLSVTDLQVKVTPAAEGQKTLTCSTTCTLTDNPTYIWYRNGQRLDESTSLQYSVNSSYSDSYSCAVKSHEDIQAPAVCVVGESCMNVTYTHQSICALKGSTVDISCFYTHPRWHNVTEVSWFSKWETGVTNDLSQDPEYADRVKYHRQTDEDSTLTITDLRERDSTEYKFRFKTVHAEWGYTFSGTTLSVTGLQVEMTPATVTEGQRVTLACRTVCTLTDNPNPSYIWYKLGQRLTNQNNSLILNPVSSEDAGRYSCAVEGFEDLHSPEETLTVKYGPKNTLASIHLSDEIVEGSSVTLTCISDANPPVDKYTWYKKIGAHYQSFSHGNTELQHVFSHIQSSDTGEYYCEARNEMGTDRSESINIDVKYGPKSTLVSVSPSGDIVEGSSVTLTCSSDANPPVQSYAWYKNGSVYQSIFYGNTEPQQVFSQIKSSDTRQYYCWVSNGISTDRSPSLDIDVKYAPKSTSVSVSPAGEIVEGNSVTLTCSSDANPPVDKYTWYKKNVTSPKASGQSYSITNIISEDRGEYYCEAENKYGRLTSSPVFVDVQYDPKNTSVSVSPSGEIVEGSSVTLTCSSDANPPVQSYTWYKTIGYQSVSYGNTEPQQVFNQIKSSATGEYYCEAWNGIKTGRSESINIDVKYGPKNTSVSVSPSGDIVEGSSVTLTCSSDANPPVDKYTWYKKNVTSPKASGQSYSITNIISEDRGEYYCEAENKYGRLTSSPVFVDVQYGPKNTSVSVSPSGEIVEGSSVTLTCSSDANPPVKRYTWYKKSGHQSVSYGNTEPQQVFNQIKSSATGEYYCEAWNGIKTGRSESINIDVKYGPKNISVSVSPSGDIVEGSSVTLTCSSDANPPVQSYTWWYKKNGGDNQSMTGPQHVFNQIQSSDTGEYYCEAWNGMKTGRSEYIDIDVKYSPKNLSVSVSPSVEITEGSPVTLTCSSDANPPVQIYIWYKTNGAETSMRHSGWSYRITNIIPEDRGEYYCLAVNEVGCKRSKLVPLKVLCKPKTTSVSVSPSGEIVEGSSVTLTCSSDANPPVDKYTWYKKNGVSLKGSENTFLITNINSEDSGEYYCEAENEYGGLNSSTISVDVQYGPKNTSVSVSHSGEIVEGSSVSLTCSSDANPPVQNYTWYKKNVTSPVLSGQNYNITNISSEDSGHYLCEARNKIASENSTALKIIVAGRRHPNPPQ from the exons ATGTCCTTGAGAACAGCAGGAAGTGTATTGGTGGTCTTTCTCTGGTCTGTAGCAG tggtACTGGGTCAGGATGGCTGGAGTGTTACATACACCCCTCAGAGTATCTGTACCTTGAAGGGGTCAACAGTGGAGATGTCCTGCTCTTACACACATCCCAGTGGTTATATCGTCACATCAACCTTCTGGTTCACTAGAAATGATGCTGAGGAGAATCCTGTTAGTCTGAGTGATGAACCAGACTACAAAGGTCGTGTGACGTATCATAAAGATAACAAGAACGACTGCACTCTGAGAAtcacagacctgagagagagtGACTCAGCTACGTACAAGTTCAGATTCATAACAGATCAGACTGGAGGGAGATTTACTGGCAaccctggagtcactctgtctgtcacag ATCTGCAGGTGAAGGTGACTCCTTATTCAGTTGTATCAGCGTGGAAGACACTGACCTGCACCACCTGTGTTCTGACTGGTAACCCCACCTACACCTGGTACAAGAACGGACAGATAGTAACTGACAACACTTCTCCCTATTCAGTCTACCCTGATGCTGCAGACAGCTACTCCTGTGCTGTAAAATCCAATGAGGATCTCCACactcctgcagtgt GTGTTCAGGATCAGAGCTGCAACAGAGTAACTTATATTGACAAGAGTATCTGTGCCTTGAAGGGGTCATCAGTGGACATATCCTGTACTTATTCCAGTTATCATGCGATCAAAACAACATTCTGGTTTAGAAGTGATAAGTCGGCCCCTGAGGACCTAACCAGAGACCCAGAGTATGCAGGTCGGGCCCTGGAGAGCCTTCCCTCCACCCTGAGAATCACGGATCTGAGAGAGAGCGACTCAGCTGAGTATAAATTCAGATTCAACACACAGATCTCAGGATGGGGGTACAGCTTCCCTGGAACAACTCTGTCTGTCACAG ACCTGCAGGTGAAGGTGActcctgctgcagagggacagaagacactgacctgtagcaccacctgtactctgACTGACAACCCCACCTACATCTGGTACAGGAACGGACAACGTCTAGATGAGTCCACTTCCCTGCAATACTCTGTCAATAGTTCTTATTCAGACAGTTACTCCTGTGCTGTAAAAAGCCATGAGGATATCCAAGCTCcagcagtgt GTGTTGTGGGTGAGAGCTGTATGAATGTGACTTACACCCATCAGAGTATCTGTGCTTTGAAAGGGTCAACAGTGGACATATCGTGCTTTTACACACATCCCAGGTGGCATAACGTCACAGAAGTGTCCTGGTTCAGCAAATGGGAGACTGGTGTAACTAACGATCTGAGCCAGGACCCAGAGTATGCAGATCGTGTGAAGTACCATCGACAAACAGACGAGGACTCCACTCTAACAATCACAGACCTGAGGGAAAGAGACTCAACTGAGTACAAGTTCAGATTTAAAACAGTTCATGCAGAATGGGGATACACCTTCTCTGGAACAACTCTGTCTGTCACAG GTCTGCAGGTGGAGATGACTCCTGCCACAGTGactgagggacagagagtgacacTGGCCTGTAGGACCGTCTGTACTCTGACTGATAACCCCAACCCCTCTTACATCTGGTACAAGTTAGGCCAGCGCCTCACCAACCAAAATAACAGCCTGATCCTCAACCCAGTCAGCAGTGAGGATGCAGGCAGATACTCCTGTGCTGTAGAAGGCTTTGAGGATCTCCACTCACCTGAAGAGACTCTCACTGTCAAAT ATGGCCCAAAGAACACACTGGCATCAATCCATCTCTCTGATGAAATAGTGGAGGGCAGTTCAGTGACTCTGACCTGCATCAGTGATGCCAACCCACCTGTGGACAAATACACCTGGTACAAGAAGATTGGAGCCCACTATCAGTCTTTCTCCCATGGGAACACAGAACTACAGCATGTCTTCAGTCACATCCAGTCATCTGACACTGGGGAGTACTACTGTGAAGCCCGAAATGAGATGGGGACAGACAGGTCTGAGTCTATCAACATCGATGTGAAAT ATGGCCCAAAGAGCACCTTAgtgtcagtcagtccctctggTGACATAGTGGAGGGCAGTTCAGTGACTCTGACCTGCAGCAGTGATGCCAACCCACCTGTGCAGAGTTATGCCTGGTACAAGAATGGAAGTGTCTATCAGAGTATCTTCTATGGGAACACAGAACCACAGCAGGTTTTCAGCCAAATCAAGTCATCTGACACTAGACAGTACTACTGCTGGGTCTCGAATGGAATTAGTACGGACAGGTCTCCATCTTTAGACATCGATGTTAAAT ATGCCCCCAAAAGCACCTCAGTGTCAGTCAGTCCCGCTGGTGAAATAGTGGAGGGCAACTCTGTCACTCTGACCTGCAGCAGTGATGCCAACCCACCTGTGGACAAATACACCTGGTACAAGAAGAACGTAACCTCACCAAAAGCATCAGGACAGAGTTACAGCATCACGAACATCATCTCTGAGGACAGAGGAGAATATTACTGTGAAGCTGAGAATAAATATGGACGTCTCACCTCTTCCCCTGTATTTGTGGACGTTCAGT ATGACCCAAAGAACACCTCAgtgtcagtcagtccctctggTGAAATAGTGGAGGGCAGTTCAGTGACTCTGACCTGCAGCAGTGATGCCAACCCACCTGTGCAGAGTTACACCTGGTACAAGACGATTGGCTATCAGTCTGTCTCCTACGGGAACACAGAACCACAGCAAGTCTTCAACCAAATCAAGTCATCTGCCACTGGAGAGTACTACTGTGAGGCCTGGAATGGGATTAAAACAGGGAGGTCTGAGTCAATCAACATCGATGTGAAAT ATGGCCCAAAGAACACCTCAgtgtcagtcagtccctctggTGACATAGTGGAGGGCAGTTCAGTGACTCTGACCTGCAGCAGTGATGCCAACCCACCTGTGGACAAATACACCTGGTACAAGAAGAATGTAACCTCACCAAAAGCATCAGGACAGAGTTACAGCATCACTAACATCATCTCTGAGGACAGAGGAGAATATTACTGTGAAGCTGAGAATAAATATGGACGTCTCACCTCTTCCCCTGTATTTGTGGACGTTCAGT ATGGCCCAAAGAACACCTCAgtgtcagtcagtccctctggTGAAATAGTGGAGGGCAGTTCAGTGACTCTGACCTGCAGCAGTGATGCCAACCCACCTGTGAAGCGTTATACCTGGTACAAGAAGAGTGGCCATCAGTCTGTCTCCTACGGGAACACAGAACCACAGCAAGTCTTCAACCAAATCAAGTCATCTGCCACTGGAGAGTACTACTGTGAGGCCTGGAATGGGATTAAAACAGGGAGGTCTGAGTCAATCAACATCGATGTGAAAT ATGGCCCAAAGAACATCTCAgtgtcagtcagtccctctggTGACATAGTGGAGGGCAGTTCAGTGACTCTGACCTGCAGCAGTGATGCCAACCCACCTGTCCAGAGTTACACCTGGTGGTACAAGAAGAATGGAGGTGACAATCAGAGTATGACAGGACCACAGCATGTCTTCAACCAAATCCAGTCATCTGACACTGGAGAGTACTACTGTGAGGCCTGGAATGGGATGAAGACAGGGAGGTCTGAGTATATCGACATTGATGTGAAAT ACAGTCCAAAGAACCTCTCAgtgtcagtcagtccctctgtTGAAATAACGGAGGGCAGTCCAGTGACTCTGACCTGCAGTAGTGATGCCAACCCACCTGTGCAGATTTACATCTGGTACAAGACGAATGGAGCTGAAACCTCAATGAGACATTCTGGATGGAGTTACAGGATCACTAACATCATCCCTGAGGACAGAGGAGAATACTACTGTCTGGCAGTGAATGAAGTTGGTTGCAAAAGATCAAAGCTTGTTCCTCTAAAAGTTTTGT GTAAACCAAAGACCACCTCCgtgtcagtcagtccctctggTGAAATAGTGGAGGGCAGTTCAGTGACTCTGACCTGCAGCAGTGATGCCAACCCACCTGTGGACAAATACACCTGGTACAAGAAGAATGGAGTTTCACTGAAAGGATCTGAAAACACCTTCCTCATCACCAACATTAACTCTGAGGACAGTGGAGAATACTACTGTGAGGCTGAGAATGAATATGGAGGTCTCAACTCTTCTACAATTTCTGTAGATGTTCAGT ACGGCCCAAAGAACACCTcagtgtcagtcagtcactctggTGAAATAGTGGAGGGCAGTTCAGTGTCTCTGACCTGCAGCAGTGATGCCAACCCACCTGTGCAGAATTACACCTGGTACAAGAAGAATGTAACCTCACCAGTATTGTCAGGACAGAATTACAACATCACTAACATCAGCTCTGAGGACAGTGGACATTACCTTTGTGAGGCCAGGAATAAAATAGCATCTGAGAACTCTACAGCTCTGAAGATCATTGTAGCAG GACGAAGGCATCCAAATCCACCTCAATAG
- the LOC118383888 gene encoding sialoadhesin-like isoform X2, producing MSLRTAGSVLVVFLWSVAVVLGQDGWSVTYTPQSICTLKGSTVEMSCSYTHPSGYIVTSTFWFTRNDAEENPVSLSDEPDYKGRVTYHKDNKNDCTLRITDLRESDSATYKFRFITDQTGGRFTGNPGVTLSVTDLQVKVTPYSVVSAWKTLTCTTCVLTGNPTYTWYKNGQIVTDNTSPYSVYPDAADSYSCAVKSNEDLHTPAVCVQDQSCNRVTYIDKSICALKGSSVDISCTYSSYHAIKTTFWFRSDKSAPEDLTRDPEYAGRALESLPSTLRITDLRESDSAEYKFRFNTQISGWGYSFPGTTLSVTDLQVKVTPAAEGQKTLTCSTTCTLTDNPTYIWYRNGQRLDESTSLQYSVNSSYSDSYSCAVKSHEDIQAPAVCVVGESCMNVTYTHQSICALKGSTVDISCFYTHPRWHNVTEVSWFSKWETGVTNDLSQDPEYADRVKYHRQTDEDSTLTITDLRERDSTEYKFRFKTVHAEWGYTFSGTTLSVTGLQVEMTPATVTEGQRVTLACRTVCTLTDNPNPSYIWYKLGQRLTNQNNSLILNPVSSEDAGRYSCAVEGFEDLHSPEETLTVKYGPKNTLASIHLSDEIVEGSSVTLTCISDANPPVDKYTWYKKIGAHYQSFSHGNTELQHVFSHIQSSDTGEYYCEARNEMGTDRSESINIDVKYGPKSTLVSVSPSGDIVEGSSVTLTCSSDANPPVQSYAWYKNGSVYQSIFYGNTEPQQVFSQIKSSDTRQYYCWVSNGISTDRSPSLDIDVKYAPKSTSVSVSPAGEIVEGNSVTLTCSSDANPPVDKYTWYKKNVTSPKASGQSYSITNIISEDRGEYYCEAENKYGRLTSSPVFVDVQYDPKNTSVSVSPSGEIVEGSSVTLTCSSDANPPVQSYTWYKTIGYQSVSYGNTEPQQVFNQIKSSATGEYYCEAWNGIKTGRSESINIDVKYGPKNTSVSVSPSGEIVEGSSVTLTCSSDANPPVKRYTWYKKSGHQSVSYGNTEPQQVFNQIKSSATGEYYCEAWNGIKTGRSESINIDVKYGPKNISVSVSPSGDIVEGSSVTLTCSSDANPPVQSYTWWYKKNGGDNQSMTGPQHVFNQIQSSDTGEYYCEAWNGMKTGRSEYIDIDVKYSPKNLSVSVSPSVEITEGSPVTLTCSSDANPPVQIYIWYKTNGAETSMRHSGWSYRITNIIPEDRGEYYCLAVNEVGCKRSKLVPLKVLCKPKTTSVSVSPSGEIVEGSSVTLTCSSDANPPVDKYTWYKKNGVSLKGSENTFLITNINSEDSGEYYCEAENEYGGLNSSTISVDVQYGPKNTSVSVSHSGEIVEGSSVSLTCSSDANPPVQNYTWYKKNVTSPVLSGQNYNITNISSEDSGHYLCEARNKIASENSTALKIIVAGKHTSIKTAAVGIIIVVLVLILCLSGFMWFRTKASKSTSIETRDTADEGQGDSTLLYDNMAMQQRQSPSSQDDVPYTSVHVSPSKNQEELCAPSSNCLNPRDRTEMSSTLL from the exons ATGTCCTTGAGAACAGCAGGAAGTGTATTGGTGGTCTTTCTCTGGTCTGTAGCAG tggtACTGGGTCAGGATGGCTGGAGTGTTACATACACCCCTCAGAGTATCTGTACCTTGAAGGGGTCAACAGTGGAGATGTCCTGCTCTTACACACATCCCAGTGGTTATATCGTCACATCAACCTTCTGGTTCACTAGAAATGATGCTGAGGAGAATCCTGTTAGTCTGAGTGATGAACCAGACTACAAAGGTCGTGTGACGTATCATAAAGATAACAAGAACGACTGCACTCTGAGAAtcacagacctgagagagagtGACTCAGCTACGTACAAGTTCAGATTCATAACAGATCAGACTGGAGGGAGATTTACTGGCAaccctggagtcactctgtctgtcacag ATCTGCAGGTGAAGGTGACTCCTTATTCAGTTGTATCAGCGTGGAAGACACTGACCTGCACCACCTGTGTTCTGACTGGTAACCCCACCTACACCTGGTACAAGAACGGACAGATAGTAACTGACAACACTTCTCCCTATTCAGTCTACCCTGATGCTGCAGACAGCTACTCCTGTGCTGTAAAATCCAATGAGGATCTCCACactcctgcagtgt GTGTTCAGGATCAGAGCTGCAACAGAGTAACTTATATTGACAAGAGTATCTGTGCCTTGAAGGGGTCATCAGTGGACATATCCTGTACTTATTCCAGTTATCATGCGATCAAAACAACATTCTGGTTTAGAAGTGATAAGTCGGCCCCTGAGGACCTAACCAGAGACCCAGAGTATGCAGGTCGGGCCCTGGAGAGCCTTCCCTCCACCCTGAGAATCACGGATCTGAGAGAGAGCGACTCAGCTGAGTATAAATTCAGATTCAACACACAGATCTCAGGATGGGGGTACAGCTTCCCTGGAACAACTCTGTCTGTCACAG ACCTGCAGGTGAAGGTGActcctgctgcagagggacagaagacactgacctgtagcaccacctgtactctgACTGACAACCCCACCTACATCTGGTACAGGAACGGACAACGTCTAGATGAGTCCACTTCCCTGCAATACTCTGTCAATAGTTCTTATTCAGACAGTTACTCCTGTGCTGTAAAAAGCCATGAGGATATCCAAGCTCcagcagtgt GTGTTGTGGGTGAGAGCTGTATGAATGTGACTTACACCCATCAGAGTATCTGTGCTTTGAAAGGGTCAACAGTGGACATATCGTGCTTTTACACACATCCCAGGTGGCATAACGTCACAGAAGTGTCCTGGTTCAGCAAATGGGAGACTGGTGTAACTAACGATCTGAGCCAGGACCCAGAGTATGCAGATCGTGTGAAGTACCATCGACAAACAGACGAGGACTCCACTCTAACAATCACAGACCTGAGGGAAAGAGACTCAACTGAGTACAAGTTCAGATTTAAAACAGTTCATGCAGAATGGGGATACACCTTCTCTGGAACAACTCTGTCTGTCACAG GTCTGCAGGTGGAGATGACTCCTGCCACAGTGactgagggacagagagtgacacTGGCCTGTAGGACCGTCTGTACTCTGACTGATAACCCCAACCCCTCTTACATCTGGTACAAGTTAGGCCAGCGCCTCACCAACCAAAATAACAGCCTGATCCTCAACCCAGTCAGCAGTGAGGATGCAGGCAGATACTCCTGTGCTGTAGAAGGCTTTGAGGATCTCCACTCACCTGAAGAGACTCTCACTGTCAAAT ATGGCCCAAAGAACACACTGGCATCAATCCATCTCTCTGATGAAATAGTGGAGGGCAGTTCAGTGACTCTGACCTGCATCAGTGATGCCAACCCACCTGTGGACAAATACACCTGGTACAAGAAGATTGGAGCCCACTATCAGTCTTTCTCCCATGGGAACACAGAACTACAGCATGTCTTCAGTCACATCCAGTCATCTGACACTGGGGAGTACTACTGTGAAGCCCGAAATGAGATGGGGACAGACAGGTCTGAGTCTATCAACATCGATGTGAAAT ATGGCCCAAAGAGCACCTTAgtgtcagtcagtccctctggTGACATAGTGGAGGGCAGTTCAGTGACTCTGACCTGCAGCAGTGATGCCAACCCACCTGTGCAGAGTTATGCCTGGTACAAGAATGGAAGTGTCTATCAGAGTATCTTCTATGGGAACACAGAACCACAGCAGGTTTTCAGCCAAATCAAGTCATCTGACACTAGACAGTACTACTGCTGGGTCTCGAATGGAATTAGTACGGACAGGTCTCCATCTTTAGACATCGATGTTAAAT ATGCCCCCAAAAGCACCTCAGTGTCAGTCAGTCCCGCTGGTGAAATAGTGGAGGGCAACTCTGTCACTCTGACCTGCAGCAGTGATGCCAACCCACCTGTGGACAAATACACCTGGTACAAGAAGAACGTAACCTCACCAAAAGCATCAGGACAGAGTTACAGCATCACGAACATCATCTCTGAGGACAGAGGAGAATATTACTGTGAAGCTGAGAATAAATATGGACGTCTCACCTCTTCCCCTGTATTTGTGGACGTTCAGT ATGACCCAAAGAACACCTCAgtgtcagtcagtccctctggTGAAATAGTGGAGGGCAGTTCAGTGACTCTGACCTGCAGCAGTGATGCCAACCCACCTGTGCAGAGTTACACCTGGTACAAGACGATTGGCTATCAGTCTGTCTCCTACGGGAACACAGAACCACAGCAAGTCTTCAACCAAATCAAGTCATCTGCCACTGGAGAGTACTACTGTGAGGCCTGGAATGGGATTAAAACAGGGAGGTCTGAGTCAATCAACATCGATGTGAAAT ATGGCCCAAAGAACACCTCAgtgtcagtcagtccctctggTGAAATAGTGGAGGGCAGTTCAGTGACTCTGACCTGCAGCAGTGATGCCAACCCACCTGTGAAGCGTTATACCTGGTACAAGAAGAGTGGCCATCAGTCTGTCTCCTACGGGAACACAGAACCACAGCAAGTCTTCAACCAAATCAAGTCATCTGCCACTGGAGAGTACTACTGTGAGGCCTGGAATGGGATTAAAACAGGGAGGTCTGAGTCAATCAACATCGATGTGAAAT ATGGCCCAAAGAACATCTCAgtgtcagtcagtccctctggTGACATAGTGGAGGGCAGTTCAGTGACTCTGACCTGCAGCAGTGATGCCAACCCACCTGTCCAGAGTTACACCTGGTGGTACAAGAAGAATGGAGGTGACAATCAGAGTATGACAGGACCACAGCATGTCTTCAACCAAATCCAGTCATCTGACACTGGAGAGTACTACTGTGAGGCCTGGAATGGGATGAAGACAGGGAGGTCTGAGTATATCGACATTGATGTGAAAT ACAGTCCAAAGAACCTCTCAgtgtcagtcagtccctctgtTGAAATAACGGAGGGCAGTCCAGTGACTCTGACCTGCAGTAGTGATGCCAACCCACCTGTGCAGATTTACATCTGGTACAAGACGAATGGAGCTGAAACCTCAATGAGACATTCTGGATGGAGTTACAGGATCACTAACATCATCCCTGAGGACAGAGGAGAATACTACTGTCTGGCAGTGAATGAAGTTGGTTGCAAAAGATCAAAGCTTGTTCCTCTAAAAGTTTTGT GTAAACCAAAGACCACCTCCgtgtcagtcagtccctctggTGAAATAGTGGAGGGCAGTTCAGTGACTCTGACCTGCAGCAGTGATGCCAACCCACCTGTGGACAAATACACCTGGTACAAGAAGAATGGAGTTTCACTGAAAGGATCTGAAAACACCTTCCTCATCACCAACATTAACTCTGAGGACAGTGGAGAATACTACTGTGAGGCTGAGAATGAATATGGAGGTCTCAACTCTTCTACAATTTCTGTAGATGTTCAGT ACGGCCCAAAGAACACCTcagtgtcagtcagtcactctggTGAAATAGTGGAGGGCAGTTCAGTGTCTCTGACCTGCAGCAGTGATGCCAACCCACCTGTGCAGAATTACACCTGGTACAAGAAGAATGTAACCTCACCAGTATTGTCAGGACAGAATTACAACATCACTAACATCAGCTCTGAGGACAGTGGACATTACCTTTGTGAGGCCAGGAATAAAATAGCATCTGAGAACTCTACAGCTCTGAAGATCATTGTAGCAG GGAAACATACCTCAATTAAGACTGCAGCTGTAGGAATCATAATTGTTGTTCTGGTTCtcatactctgtctctctggcttcaTGTGGTTCAG GACGAAGGCATCCAAATCCACCTCAATAGAAACCAGAGACACAGCAGACGAGGGACAG GGAGACTCTACTCTCCTTTATGACAACATGGCCATGCAGCAGAGACAGTCACCGTCGAGTCAGGATGACGTTCCCTACACCAGCGTCCACGTCTCTCCCTCCAAAAACCAGGAAGAGCTTTGTGCTCCATCGTCCAACTGCCTCAACcccagagacaggacagagatgtCCAGTACACTGCTGTGA